From Anaerohalosphaera lusitana, one genomic window encodes:
- a CDS encoding lamin tail domain-containing protein, translating into MADNWLSPSPSPADLTGDGSTDYSDLALLAGSWLDHSATVLISEFMAYNRDSITDIDGDTSDWIELYNPMPQNINLKGWYLTDDSSDLTKWRLPSLEIPSDSFAVIFASGKDRSDPDAELHTNFALDSQGEFLALVKPDGTTIAHQYETYPNQYFDISYGLGNVSAHTYDEILMDTDHIAFAKIPMDDSMGDSWTNPGFQTFGWLKGKAAIGYDYGSLIDLDVSDMRYSNQSVYVRIPFTVDQLTDLSKLILRLKYEDGIAVYLNGHQILSENAPETLTYNSGALENRPDSIAVEDEDFDITKYKDFLALGENVLAFQGLNVNLSSSDLLIYPKLIATYTNIGNSTDISQLYMSPPTPGAVNESGTLNPGPCITDVTENPSQPADDEDIVITAKVSPTKNSIAGVSLHYRINYAPKVQIDMVDDGSQYDQKALDGIYTAAIPASAAGHNDMVRWFVTATDSEGETSRAPLFPYPENSPEYYGTVITDASLQTQMPRIQWYVQDVAASESRSGTRGSVYYLGQFYDNIDIHIRGGSTAYAPKKHFKLKFNHGHKFEFDPDVDRVDEINLNSTYSDKTYIRQPLAFEMYDWVGSPGPESFPVRAERNGEFFGISIFIEEPEEELLEREGLDPDGALYKMYNTFKAGGWAEKKTREWEGRTDLDSFCTNINDLTGNELHNYIMDNVDLPRTLAYLVATILVHQNDHPHKNHYLYCDTDGSGEWFFMPWDHDLTWGSNWDGSSYHDTIYADDDQIPGKSTDVKPSHPFLGRSDAKEWNYHWNNLIDALLRDPIVKNMFRRRLRTCMDEFLKAPGTQYSERPIENRIDEMYSQMGPELQLDYEKWADPWTWGGQEGYPKDQTPAQAVDILKNDYLDVRRTHLFVTHNVDNAAAYSIPNSFSAEIPNSQPADLAISFGSYDFNPASANQDEEYIQLINPNDFYADISGWKLTGGIEHTFRKGTVIPASGSLYVSPNVRTFRQRATSPTGGEGLFVQGNYDGHLSSWGETVRLIDTNNSEAAILTYPPAPSDQQRFIRITEFMYHPTVGSGFNEEEFEYIELKNIGTQSVLLDGMKLTDGIYYTFPQDGNLTLGAGEYIIIAKNRQAFESRYDTSDLALAPGQYAGYLSNSGEKIKLEDTTNSTILEFDYSDNWYEITDGQGYSMTIRDEDSSPLQTWDDKDGWRPSVVPGGSPGYCDAGTLPPLDSIKINEILAHSHSDAPDWIELHNTTDEPINIGGWFISDKEAEPTRYRIALGTVIPAGGYLVLYEDQHFGNPSDPGCNTPFAFSENGETAYLRSASSHQPTGYVEQEDFGPSATGVSFGRYELSDGTHDFTAMRTQTPGQPNSYPAVGPIVISEIMYNPPDGGSYDNDEYEYIELTNVSGTTVVLQDYDADKMMHVPWKFTDGVEFTFPLGVSVAPGETILVVKNTSAFAERYSDVTTQIFGPFESDTNLSNGGEDLELAMPGDIDQAGERCYIRVERVDYDDDSPWPDPTDGDGSSLHRVDLNSYSNDVSNWTALTPSPGN; encoded by the coding sequence ATGGCTGACAACTGGCTTTCTCCGTCACCCAGCCCGGCCGATCTCACCGGCGATGGCAGCACAGACTACAGCGATCTGGCACTGCTTGCTGGAAGCTGGCTCGACCATTCTGCAACTGTGCTCATAAGTGAATTCATGGCCTACAACCGCGACTCGATAACCGATATTGACGGCGACACCTCCGACTGGATCGAGCTGTACAATCCCATGCCGCAAAATATTAACCTAAAAGGATGGTATCTCACAGACGACAGCTCCGACCTTACCAAATGGCGATTGCCAAGCCTTGAAATACCATCGGATAGTTTCGCGGTCATCTTCGCATCCGGTAAGGACAGATCGGACCCGGACGCAGAGTTACACACCAATTTTGCACTCGATTCACAAGGCGAGTTCCTGGCCCTGGTCAAGCCCGACGGAACAACGATTGCTCACCAATACGAAACATATCCTAATCAGTATTTTGATATCTCCTACGGGCTCGGCAATGTATCGGCACACACATACGACGAAATTTTAATGGACACCGATCATATAGCCTTTGCCAAAATTCCCATGGATGATTCGATGGGCGATTCATGGACAAACCCGGGATTCCAAACCTTCGGCTGGCTAAAAGGCAAAGCCGCTATCGGCTATGATTACGGCTCACTGATCGATCTGGATGTCAGTGACATGCGATACAGTAATCAGTCGGTCTACGTTCGCATCCCGTTCACCGTTGATCAGTTGACCGATCTGTCGAAACTCATTTTAAGATTAAAATATGAGGACGGAATTGCTGTCTACCTCAACGGCCATCAAATACTCAGCGAAAACGCACCCGAAACCCTCACCTACAACTCCGGTGCCCTTGAGAACAGACCAGACAGCATCGCCGTCGAGGACGAGGATTTCGACATCACAAAATACAAGGATTTTCTGGCTCTGGGCGAGAACGTGCTCGCTTTCCAAGGGCTCAACGTCAACCTAAGCAGCTCCGATCTGCTTATCTATCCGAAACTGATCGCAACTTATACCAACATAGGAAATTCGACCGACATTTCACAGCTTTATATGTCCCCGCCTACACCGGGAGCTGTAAACGAAAGCGGCACACTGAATCCAGGCCCCTGCATCACCGATGTCACCGAAAACCCGTCCCAACCCGCTGATGACGAAGACATCGTTATCACAGCAAAGGTCAGCCCCACCAAAAACAGCATTGCTGGCGTCTCGCTTCACTACCGCATAAATTACGCCCCAAAAGTACAGATCGACATGGTCGATGACGGTTCCCAGTACGACCAGAAAGCCTTGGACGGCATTTATACCGCTGCAATCCCCGCTTCCGCCGCCGGTCACAATGACATGGTCCGCTGGTTCGTCACCGCAACTGACAGCGAAGGTGAAACATCCCGAGCACCTCTGTTCCCGTATCCAGAGAATTCACCAGAATATTACGGCACGGTCATTACGGACGCCTCACTGCAAACTCAGATGCCCCGCATTCAGTGGTATGTGCAAGATGTTGCCGCATCCGAAAGCCGGAGCGGAACACGCGGATCCGTCTATTACCTCGGCCAGTTCTATGACAATATCGACATACACATAAGAGGCGGAAGCACCGCATACGCACCGAAGAAACATTTCAAGCTCAAATTCAACCACGGCCACAAGTTCGAGTTCGATCCGGATGTTGACCGTGTCGACGAAATTAACCTCAACAGCACCTACAGCGACAAGACGTATATCCGTCAGCCTCTGGCTTTTGAGATGTACGACTGGGTCGGTTCGCCCGGACCCGAGTCGTTCCCGGTACGCGCAGAGCGAAACGGCGAATTCTTCGGAATAAGCATATTCATTGAAGAACCCGAAGAAGAGCTGCTCGAACGCGAAGGTCTCGACCCCGACGGCGCCCTGTACAAGATGTACAACACATTCAAAGCAGGCGGCTGGGCCGAGAAAAAAACAAGAGAATGGGAAGGTCGTACGGATCTTGACAGCTTCTGCACTAACATAAATGATCTTACCGGAAATGAACTGCACAACTACATCATGGACAACGTGGACCTGCCCAGAACGCTCGCATACCTCGTCGCTACGATCCTTGTACATCAGAACGATCATCCGCACAAAAACCACTATCTCTACTGCGATACAGACGGCTCGGGTGAATGGTTCTTCATGCCCTGGGATCACGACCTGACCTGGGGCTCGAACTGGGACGGAAGCTCATACCATGACACGATCTATGCGGACGATGACCAGATCCCAGGCAAATCGACTGATGTGAAGCCCTCTCATCCATTTTTGGGTCGGTCCGATGCGAAAGAATGGAACTACCATTGGAACAATCTTATCGATGCGCTGCTCAGGGACCCGATCGTGAAGAATATGTTCCGCAGAAGACTGCGTACATGCATGGACGAGTTCCTGAAAGCACCGGGCACGCAGTACAGCGAACGCCCCATAGAAAACCGCATCGACGAAATGTATTCTCAAATGGGACCCGAGCTCCAGCTTGATTACGAAAAATGGGCGGACCCCTGGACATGGGGCGGCCAGGAAGGATACCCAAAGGATCAGACCCCGGCCCAGGCTGTGGACATTCTCAAGAATGACTACCTCGACGTTCGCAGAACCCACCTGTTCGTAACTCACAACGTAGACAACGCTGCAGCATACAGCATCCCGAACTCTTTCTCGGCTGAAATCCCGAACAGCCAGCCAGCCGATCTCGCGATCAGCTTTGGCAGCTATGACTTCAATCCCGCTTCCGCCAACCAGGATGAAGAGTACATACAGTTGATCAACCCTAATGACTTCTACGCCGACATATCCGGCTGGAAATTGACCGGCGGCATCGAACACACGTTCCGCAAAGGCACGGTGATCCCCGCGAGCGGCTCACTGTATGTTTCGCCCAACGTCCGGACCTTCCGCCAGCGAGCAACCTCACCTACCGGCGGCGAGGGCCTTTTCGTACAGGGCAACTACGATGGGCATCTGTCCAGTTGGGGCGAAACGGTCAGACTCATCGACACAAATAACAGCGAAGCAGCAATCCTCACTTACCCGCCCGCACCTTCCGACCAGCAGAGATTCATACGCATCACCGAATTCATGTATCATCCAACTGTCGGTTCAGGCTTCAATGAAGAAGAATTCGAATACATCGAACTTAAAAACATCGGCACCCAATCCGTCCTGCTCGACGGCATGAAGCTTACCGATGGCATATACTACACGTTCCCCCAGGACGGCAACCTCACGCTCGGAGCGGGCGAATACATTATAATCGCGAAGAATCGCCAGGCATTCGAATCACGTTACGATACTTCCGATCTGGCTCTGGCGCCGGGTCAGTACGCAGGCTATCTCAGCAACTCCGGTGAGAAAATCAAGCTCGAAGACACCACCAACAGCACCATACTTGAATTCGACTACAGCGACAACTGGTATGAGATCACAGACGGGCAGGGATACTCGATGACCATTCGCGACGAAGACTCATCACCGCTGCAAACCTGGGACGACAAAGACGGATGGCGACCTTCTGTTGTACCAGGCGGCTCACCCGGCTACTGCGATGCAGGCACGCTCCCGCCCCTCGATTCTATCAAGATCAACGAAATTCTTGCACACTCACACAGCGACGCGCCCGACTGGATAGAACTGCACAACACAACGGACGAACCCATAAACATCGGCGGGTGGTTCATCTCGGATAAGGAAGCCGAACCGACCCGCTATCGCATCGCCCTGGGTACGGTAATACCCGCTGGCGGATATCTCGTGTTATACGAGGACCAGCACTTCGGCAATCCTTCGGATCCCGGCTGCAACACTCCCTTCGCATTCAGTGAAAACGGCGAAACAGCCTACCTCCGCTCAGCCAGCAGCCACCAGCCCACAGGCTATGTCGAACAGGAAGACTTCGGGCCATCCGCCACCGGGGTATCCTTCGGAAGATACGAACTCTCGGACGGCACACACGATTTCACCGCGATGCGGACCCAAACGCCTGGCCAGCCAAACTCATACCCCGCCGTGGGCCCGATCGTCATCTCTGAGATTATGTACAACCCGCCGGACGGAGGCAGCTACGACAATGATGAATATGAATACATCGAGCTGACAAATGTCAGTGGCACAACTGTTGTGCTCCAGGACTACGACGCGGACAAAATGATGCACGTCCCCTGGAAGTTTACCGACGGCGTTGAATTTACTTTCCCGCTCGGTGTCTCGGTTGCTCCGGGTGAAACAATTCTGGTCGTCAAAAACACCTCCGCTTTCGCCGAGCGATACTCAGATGTCACCACACAAATTTTCGGCCCCTTCGAATCGGATACCAATCTCAGCAACGGTGGCGAAGATCTCGAACTCGCTATGCCGGGCGATATCGATCAGGCAGGCGAAAGATGCTACATCAGGGTCGAACGAGTGGACTATGACGATGACAGCCCCTGGCCTGATCCCACGGATGGCGACGGCTCGTCACTGCATCGCGTCGACCTGAACAGCTACAGCAACGATGTGTCGAACTGGACCGCTCTCACTCCGTCTCCGGGCAATTGA
- a CDS encoding polyphosphate polymerase domain-containing protein: MAEIDRKAGLGDNESVMHTGIRRKDRVSTEQIARSVPVIRQTESPRSAAEHPRSHKPNESRDRTLSCRYELKYRISESQAAAIREYIRPYLPLDKYSKDKPRNEYSISSLYFDSEQLSLYRETRTGKKNRFKLRIRAYADGEYEPRFAEIKRRINGVIIKSRAKILPDQVPDVIAGKRIVLPHEIDDESLKQFQLYFKSINARPVTLVRYKRQAFEGDDDNRVRITFDRNLQFKSTKQPIVTVNGGGWQSVSMDFVVLELKFTARYPMWLTHLVKSFALPQSAMSKYGASVEQACEDGFCAPQVGVF, encoded by the coding sequence GTGGCTGAAATTGACCGGAAAGCAGGCTTGGGCGACAATGAGAGTGTGATGCATACTGGTATTCGTAGAAAAGACAGGGTATCTACAGAACAGATAGCAAGATCCGTCCCCGTGATCAGGCAGACGGAGTCCCCGCGTTCCGCGGCTGAACACCCCAGGAGTCACAAACCAAATGAATCTCGTGACAGGACCCTTTCCTGCAGATACGAGTTGAAATACCGCATCAGTGAGTCCCAGGCTGCTGCAATTCGTGAATACATTCGACCGTATCTGCCGCTTGACAAGTACAGCAAGGATAAGCCCCGCAACGAATACAGCATTTCCAGCCTATATTTTGATTCCGAACAATTGTCCCTGTACAGGGAGACCAGGACCGGGAAAAAGAACAGGTTCAAGTTGAGGATCAGGGCGTATGCGGATGGTGAATATGAGCCGCGTTTTGCCGAGATCAAGAGGCGTATCAACGGTGTGATCATAAAGAGCAGGGCGAAAATACTGCCCGATCAAGTGCCGGATGTGATCGCGGGCAAGCGGATCGTTCTGCCTCATGAGATCGACGACGAATCACTGAAGCAGTTTCAGCTTTATTTTAAGAGTATCAATGCAAGGCCTGTCACTTTGGTCCGGTATAAAAGGCAGGCATTTGAGGGCGATGATGATAATCGCGTGCGGATCACATTTGATCGAAACCTCCAGTTCAAGTCGACCAAGCAACCGATCGTAACGGTAAACGGCGGCGGATGGCAGTCGGTCTCGATGGATTTCGTTGTTCTGGAGCTGAAGTTTACAGCGCGGTATCCGATGTGGCTAACGCATCTGGTGAAGAGTTTTGCTCTGCCGCAAAGTGCCATGAGCAAGTATGGTGCCTCGGTCGAGCAGGCCTGTGAAGATGGATTCTGTGCTCCTCAAGTGGGGGTATTTTGA
- a CDS encoding DUF4956 domain-containing protein gives MRADQIWQMLDGSMNSGEPVNAVQVLTAVLLSLVLGQVLAWTYFFTHSGLSYSKSFVQSLVLITVVIALVMSTIQNSFVTAVGLLGALSIIRFRNMIKDTRDIAFIFGALMIGMAAGSRRYDISIIGTIAFAGIAAYMHVGEFGAHRPHNGFLRFSLDGHMGADHPVGQVLKKFCRNFTLISAQDSDFDAPTVEYAYQVMIKNTGKNAEMLAQLEELESVSNVSLTMQEQLLEV, from the coding sequence ATGCGAGCGGATCAAATATGGCAGATGCTTGACGGATCCATGAATTCGGGCGAGCCGGTCAATGCTGTTCAGGTGCTGACGGCGGTGCTGCTGTCGCTGGTGCTGGGGCAGGTGCTGGCATGGACGTATTTTTTCACTCACAGCGGGTTGAGCTACTCCAAGTCTTTTGTGCAGTCACTGGTGCTGATAACGGTTGTGATCGCGCTCGTGATGAGCACTATTCAGAACAGCTTTGTGACGGCTGTGGGGCTGCTCGGAGCACTTTCGATCATTCGTTTTCGCAATATGATCAAGGATACACGTGATATCGCATTTATTTTCGGCGCGTTAATGATCGGTATGGCTGCGGGATCACGGCGGTATGATATATCGATCATTGGTACGATCGCATTTGCGGGTATAGCTGCATACATGCATGTAGGTGAGTTTGGGGCGCATCGGCCGCACAACGGTTTTTTGAGGTTCAGTCTCGACGGTCATATGGGTGCGGATCATCCGGTGGGTCAGGTGCTCAAGAAGTTCTGCCGTAACTTTACACTCATATCTGCACAGGACAGCGATTTCGATGCCCCGACTGTCGAATACGCATATCAGGTTATGATAAAGAATACGGGGAAGAATGCCGAGATGCTTGCGCAGTTGGAGGAGCTCGAAAGCGTTTCGAATGTTAGTTTAACGATGCAGGAACAGCTACTAGAGGTTTAG
- a CDS encoding HlyD family secretion protein, with translation MALRSAKGYVIKRALPAVVWFAALAGTVVLFQYRMQDYKLVGIARDNTRKVSPLENGRIKDVGVRLYQRVNRGQVVARMQDDHIATRLQTIRAEIGKLGAEMDKVRDQMLAEAERLESEKAATHRRFVLDVEAARLKVLELQAQIEPQLIRLGNLQAEVQIEKDLFDAGAVTTDYAVKQAQNEYDVVAESVAENRELLAAAEQAHDKAVARYQQYQEAVADDQNGSLELAIAPIIKEIDVQESLLEELQVQRFALDLRAPADGTVRQILAGEGETVLAGQPIVVVAPEQSTDVVAYVKQNQYVDLRADARVQLIRQAAEPQVADARVYEVSPAYELMPERLWQDPRVPEYGRAVLIEIPQQFEVDPGEVVGVRLL, from the coding sequence ATGGCCCTTAGAAGTGCCAAAGGATATGTGATCAAAAGAGCGCTGCCGGCGGTTGTCTGGTTTGCTGCGCTGGCTGGTACGGTGGTGCTGTTTCAATACCGTATGCAGGATTATAAGCTGGTAGGTATTGCGCGGGACAACACCAGGAAAGTATCTCCGCTTGAAAACGGCAGAATCAAAGATGTGGGGGTGCGTTTGTATCAGCGGGTCAATCGCGGTCAGGTGGTTGCGAGAATGCAGGACGACCATATAGCAACACGTCTGCAGACCATCAGGGCGGAGATCGGCAAACTGGGGGCCGAGATGGATAAGGTCCGCGACCAGATGCTGGCCGAGGCAGAAAGGCTCGAATCAGAGAAGGCTGCGACACATCGTCGCTTCGTGCTCGATGTCGAAGCTGCCCGTCTGAAGGTTCTCGAATTGCAGGCTCAGATCGAGCCGCAGCTTATACGTCTGGGAAATCTTCAGGCGGAGGTGCAGATCGAGAAGGACCTGTTCGATGCGGGTGCGGTCACGACTGATTATGCCGTAAAGCAAGCCCAAAATGAATATGACGTAGTGGCTGAAAGTGTGGCCGAGAATCGGGAACTTCTCGCCGCCGCTGAGCAGGCTCATGACAAAGCCGTTGCGAGATATCAGCAGTACCAGGAGGCTGTAGCGGATGACCAGAATGGCTCACTGGAACTGGCAATAGCTCCGATCATCAAGGAAATAGATGTCCAGGAATCGCTGCTGGAGGAGCTTCAGGTGCAGCGATTCGCTTTGGATCTGCGAGCTCCTGCGGATGGAACGGTCCGGCAGATCCTGGCCGGCGAAGGTGAGACAGTTCTTGCGGGTCAGCCGATCGTTGTGGTCGCGCCGGAGCAGAGTACAGACGTTGTTGCTTACGTTAAGCAGAACCAGTATGTCGATCTGAGGGCAGATGCACGAGTACAACTGATACGTCAGGCTGCGGAGCCGCAGGTCGCGGATGCACGGGTTTACGAAGTCAGCCCGGCATATGAACTGATGCCTGAAAGGCTTTGGCAGGATCCGAGGGTGCCCGAGTACGGCAGAGCTGTGCTGATAGAGATCCCGCAGCAATTTGAGGTCGATCCGGGGGAAGTGGTCGGTGTTCGACTCCTGTAA
- a CDS encoding TolC family protein, with product MKMFSVQIVKTLCCAAMTAVVIGCDGGNLTEYQQQIDAEVHDIIDRKWSGRMGQKASYSMTEAGTDQALYELEDMLGDRGVLALPQAVTLATEYNRQYQQEKELLYLQALDLTVVRHAYEANPFSTGRAEYVYDEGDEAAAADLATGFTRLLSDGTRITTSVALAWANLASGSDGISGVFDASVFKPLLRGSDPLVVLEPLTQAERDTIYQLRSFNRFRKEQVVAVFTLYFQALQQLDRVRNAEENYKKLRNLYTTMQKRAEVGRFEKLELQQAEQDVIQARDILIQERKDYEDAVDALKLFLNVPPTVEFKLDADQLAAISTEESVTFTEAQAISAAMELRLDLANARDRVEDARRKVVVAADAVRAELNIAAGGQAGTESLAGLSSEELVSVGLELDLPLDRTDEKAAWRASLITLNQQKRAQAELEDVIAAQVRQAYRDMVEAGQLYSTQVESLELADERFEHTSMLQQYDRASTRDVLDAQEDYLDAQDRATEARVQFLLAKLRFYRDAGVMQIRPDGMWQLGAEGTEAANDQPDVESYIDEWMRRRRSSRQKEL from the coding sequence ATGAAAATGTTTTCAGTTCAAATTGTAAAGACACTTTGCTGTGCGGCAATGACGGCGGTTGTTATCGGTTGTGATGGGGGCAATCTTACCGAGTATCAGCAGCAGATAGATGCAGAGGTGCATGATATCATTGACCGGAAATGGTCCGGCCGAATGGGACAAAAGGCCAGCTACTCAATGACCGAGGCGGGAACGGATCAGGCGTTGTATGAGTTGGAAGATATGCTTGGTGACAGGGGTGTTCTGGCTCTTCCACAGGCGGTTACGCTTGCTACAGAATATAATCGGCAATATCAGCAAGAGAAGGAACTGCTGTATCTCCAGGCGCTGGATCTTACGGTGGTGCGGCACGCCTACGAAGCGAATCCGTTTTCAACGGGACGGGCGGAATACGTCTATGACGAAGGTGATGAAGCCGCGGCAGCCGATCTGGCGACTGGATTCACTCGACTGCTGAGTGACGGTACGAGGATAACGACCTCTGTTGCACTGGCCTGGGCGAATCTGGCGAGCGGTTCGGACGGCATCAGCGGGGTGTTCGATGCTTCGGTTTTCAAGCCTCTGCTGCGTGGGAGCGATCCGTTGGTAGTGCTCGAGCCGTTAACACAGGCCGAGCGGGATACGATCTATCAATTGCGGTCATTCAATCGCTTTCGCAAGGAGCAGGTGGTCGCAGTTTTCACGCTGTACTTCCAGGCATTACAGCAGCTTGACAGGGTTCGAAACGCGGAAGAAAATTATAAGAAGCTCAGAAATCTGTATACGACCATGCAGAAGCGGGCGGAGGTAGGCAGATTCGAAAAGCTGGAACTGCAGCAGGCCGAGCAGGATGTCATCCAGGCAAGAGATATTCTTATCCAGGAGCGAAAAGATTACGAGGATGCTGTCGATGCCCTGAAGTTGTTCCTGAATGTTCCGCCGACTGTAGAGTTTAAACTTGATGCCGATCAGCTTGCCGCCATATCGACTGAAGAGTCCGTTACATTTACTGAGGCACAGGCGATATCGGCGGCGATGGAACTAAGGCTCGATCTGGCCAATGCCCGTGACAGGGTAGAAGACGCTCGGCGAAAAGTGGTTGTTGCTGCCGATGCTGTCAGGGCTGAGCTTAACATTGCGGCAGGCGGGCAGGCGGGAACAGAATCGCTGGCCGGACTTTCATCCGAAGAGCTGGTCTCGGTCGGTCTCGAACTTGACCTGCCGCTTGATAGAACCGATGAGAAGGCAGCCTGGCGGGCCTCGCTTATAACGCTCAATCAGCAGAAGCGTGCGCAGGCGGAGCTCGAGGATGTTATTGCCGCCCAGGTCAGGCAGGCATACAGGGATATGGTCGAAGCGGGGCAATTGTACTCGACCCAGGTTGAGAGTCTGGAGCTGGCTGACGAGCGTTTCGAGCATACATCGATGCTTCAGCAGTACGACCGGGCAAGTACTCGTGATGTGCTGGATGCACAGGAGGATTATCTGGATGCTCAGGACCGGGCCACTGAGGCCAGGGTTCAGTTCTTGCTGGCAAAACTTCGGTTCTACCGCGATGCGGGGGTGATGCAGATTCGGCCGGACGGGATGTGGCAGCTTGGTGCGGAAGGTACTGAGGCCGCTAACGATCAGCCAGACGTCGAATCTTATATAGATGAGTGGATGAGGCGGCGAAGGTCAAGTCGGCAAAAGGAACTTTGA
- a CDS encoding sigma-70 family RNA polymerase sigma factor codes for MSHIDAHKNGEVDKGKRFVRLLMASEGRIYSYILTLVGNWSDAEDIMQDTAEVMWCKYDQSEPIENFTAWGISIARNKVLNYYRKKGNYRVLFNSDVFDSVAEDSARASSDIDFRVEALRNCLGRLGERDLRLIELRYEKGNTVKRIASYVGRPVQGLYKTMGRIHENLLECIRRALAREDMA; via the coding sequence ATGTCGCATATCGATGCACACAAAAATGGCGAAGTCGACAAAGGCAAGCGGTTTGTACGGCTGCTGATGGCCAGCGAAGGGAGAATATATTCCTACATTCTGACCCTCGTTGGTAACTGGTCCGATGCCGAGGATATAATGCAGGATACTGCAGAGGTGATGTGGTGCAAGTATGATCAGAGCGAGCCGATAGAGAATTTTACTGCATGGGGCATTTCCATAGCCCGCAATAAGGTACTTAACTACTATCGCAAAAAGGGCAACTATCGCGTGCTTTTCAACAGCGATGTTTTTGACAGTGTAGCCGAAGATTCCGCACGGGCCAGCAGCGATATTGACTTTCGTGTAGAGGCGCTTCGTAATTGTTTGGGAAGGCTGGGCGAGCGTGACCTGCGACTGATCGAACTTCGCTACGAAAAAGGTAATACTGTAAAGCGGATCGCAAGTTATGTCGGCAGGCCGGTGCAGGGGCTATATAAGACAATGGGTCGAATTCATGAAAACCTGCTTGAATGTATTCGCAGGGCTCTGGCCAGGGAGGATATGGCATGA